Genomic DNA from Urocitellus parryii isolate mUroPar1 chromosome 5, mUroPar1.hap1, whole genome shotgun sequence:
ATTTGCCGAAGATCTCTCTTGGATAAGATCACTGGCGATCATTGGCAGCAGTTGTTTAGCTCTGGTAGGTCCCAGGTTCCTGGTTCCGTATTTTCTGCTTTCACACCCTAGTGACTATTCATTCTTGTCTGGTTATTACTCATGGGTGCTCTATGGAACCTTCCGAAACAGTAATTTGCCCTAATACAGGTTTGACCCTCCTTGGAAGAGCGCTGAGTTAAATGTCCTGGGCACACCCGGGTAGATTGTGTTGTTACTTAGTCAACATAAAAGAaagtgtctggggctggggtagtagctcagtgataaagcgcttgcctagcatgtgtgaacccctgggttcgatccttagcaccacatataaataagtaaaataaagttccattgacaactaaaagtatatatatgaagTGTCTGTGTCTAAAAATTCCATCTTTTGCATAGCCTCATTATTTAAACTATCAGTTGTTGACTGATGGGTTATTCATAATGGACAGGTCACTTGGTTTTTCTGATGCCTGGTATCCATTGGAACAACTTCCCTTCCAGTGACCTGGGGAATCTTTTGAACCTTTATTAGATATCAGTGGTGTAGAAGGCTCTGtggaaatttaaaacaacattcTTAAAGGAGTTTTTCTTCTATGGGCTTAGAGTTTGTAATTTTAATCATCTAAGGGGAAAATTGGTTAAGCAGACAGTTCTCctgaaaagaaatgtaagatgcttttgaaagaaaaattatttttggattaGCTACTACTTCCCTAAGACTTGCATTTCATTTggataaaattatgattttgagaacataaaatgttcattatttaGTAATGCTTGTCTAAAACACTGTAATCTTTGCTGTAATCTTTCATTCCAAGAAAGATtaaaactggattaaaaaaaacatttcttatacTTATGTGATGGATAATCCAGAAGTAGGACATAAATGGATTCAGGGGATCAAAATCATGAGTTATGTGACTCCCTCTGGAATCTTAGGTTGAAAACATCTGTCTTACTGAGacagttttctaaggaaaaatgaaattattttaccaTAATAGTGGGGAGGGAGGCTCTAGTGGGGGAGGTAATACCTTTCAGGTAGTGCATACAGTAGAGATCTACTATGTTCATGGATCAGTTTTAACTTTGAACCCCAGGAAACTTTTACTGGTGAAGTACTAGATTTTTACCACATGATGTAACTATTCAATTAACGGTTTTCCCTAAAAGGTATATCTTCCAACTTTGGGAGTGGGGGTACAGGTACATTGCTGGCTCAAAATGCCAGGCTACCAAAATGCATGTGTATTCTGAGAGACTTCTTGATGGCAAAAGCCCAGGATCTaccttttgttttcataatataaattttcaaaaaatgttgaTTATTCTTTGGCAGGGATTCCTGTTTTTCCTCATAATTGGCTGGAATGTGAATGCATTCAGTATTGTGTCAGCACATGAGCcttttaatacacacacacacacacatacacacacacgttcaAATTGATTATTCGTGTGTTTCTACAGAGGTTTACTTATTTAAATTCTCACACCAAATACTGTTCTAGCTACTGCTATGCATGGAGAAACAGGATGTTGGTGTCTATTACTTTTGAGTAATTCTTCTATTTGACACTAATCCAGCTTTGACAATTATATAAACCTGGTTTTAACAATTACATGACATTtgcccttcttttatttcttctgtaatcTCTCAAGCAAGATACATGGTAGTTCTAATTTCAGTCTGAAAACAGCCTGGACTTCacctattttcttccttttttgatttAACTTGTATGCTTTAAAactagttacattttaaaaagcgtAACAACTCATGGCGATTTAActtgaaagtttattttgtgaGTGAATTTTTTAAGATCCCTTAATacccttggggggaaaaaaagcaagttgtttttttttggttgttgttgtgtTAAATTCAGAGTAATTGAATCAAAgtgaaagaaactgaattttatcaTGTTAATTTTCATATGGTGTGTAGTGGATACAATTCAATTAGATGCCCATTTCTTTGAGATCAATATcaggatctcaaagagatattaGCACTCTTACACAATTGGTCTAATGCCAATATCTACTCAATATGTGACAACATAGATGGACCTTGAGAAccttatgctaagtaaaataaatcacacAGATAAATACTACATGATTCCACTCATAGGAAGTGGAATAGTCAAAACAGTTGACTAGTCAAAATAgtcatattacttttatttttaatttttatttatttgtttaggtattagggattgaacttaggtgCTTTACCATaaagttacattcccagccctctttaaatttttttgagactggcCCACACTAAGTAGCCAAGGctggctcaaacttgtgatcctcctgcctttgcctcccaaatagctgggattacaagtgtgtgccaccacagccagctaaaatattcaaattcttaaaacaaacaacaacaacaaaaaaactggtATGGAGAAAATCAAGGCAGAAATAACACCTAAAATTTGGGTCTTGAAGTAAGTAGATGGTGGGACttaaaaatttatacagaaatacagaaaatggtTCAGTCTCTTCATAGTCTTGTATCTTTCAGGCATGAAATCATCAATATCAACCTGAGAAATAAGCCTGAGTGGTTCTTCAAGAAGAATCCCCTGGGTTTAGTGCCAGTTCTGGAAAACAGTCAGGGTCAGTTGATCTCTGAATCTACCATCACTTGTGAGTACCTGGATGAAGCATATCCTGGGAAGAAGCTGTTGCCGGATGATCCTTATGAAAAAGCTTGCCAAAAGATGGTCTTTGAGTTATTTTCTAAGGTGGGTATACAAGGAATTTCAGTTTCTATTTGaaaatgctttgttttttaagtaaaTCAACACTGTCATTTATGATGGGAGTGGAAGACAATAGAGCAATATGCTCTTGTCAGCTCTTGTCCTTCCATGATCTGGTTCCCTCTTACCTCTCCAAAGTGTTCCCTTTTCACTCTtctgaacattttgttttctagtcATTCTGCACTTTTCCCATACTTGCAACCTTCTCTTTCTCAGCTCTTGCTGGACAAGTCTCTCAGTCTCACCTGGCCTGGTTATTCCCCAGGCATCTTTCACATATCTGCCTGGGTATTGCTACCTTCCAGGTGTCTGTCTGGGCTGGTCAGTGCTCTACTCTGTGTCCCAGATATGCTCACTTCCCTGTTGTGACACTTGGCCCTCGTAATTACCTGCCATTTGCCCATGTATTGCACTGGCAATGTGAGCTCTGTGAGTGTGGAGGCTGTGTTTTGATCACTCTTGGTCCACTGCTTGCATTTGTGACCAGCTTGGCTACTTGCACATTGTGTGACTCTGAGCAAGTTACTTGTTACTTGCCTCTTAAGttcatcatttttaattatttatttagttagttcaTCATTTTCAAATAAGTATAATAATTGTTCCCATCTCATGAggtaaaaatcaattaatatgaAACACCTAGAGCAGAGTCTGTCTCATGGGACCTACTCAGTGTTAGCTCTTGTTACAGTCATAGCATCTAGCAGTGAGCATCAACTGTGTTGGCCCTAACTCTCAGCTGACTGAATAAATGGAATCCCTTAAGAAATGTTTACATCATAATTAGCATCAATGTGGATTTGTTAACAATTAGTATCAGCAAAGAAAAACCAGTGGATGTATATGTAGATACCCAGAATAGCAATGTCCTACTACATCCCTTTAAACATTATTACCTTGGTAACATGGTTAGTATATAAAGGAATGCTTTGCCTCTAAAGaaagaatgtgttttaaaaatatgtaaaatatgagaGATTTATAGGGAGATCTTCTTGTTTTAGGAGATATTGCAAAGGTatagggaaggaggagagaatcATGTGGCTTCCCAGGATAAGAGTCAAAGAAAAGCAGAGTGGCTGCTGTTAAAGTTGGTGGAAAGGGAATGTGACTTTTACAAGAAATGTTGGGGTGTTTAAAAATTGGTACCAAAATTCATTGTACCgtccaaaaagaaaatgagcatgAAAAGTAAAGCTGGAGATTCCCACCATTATTTCCCTGTTCACTTTCAAAAAAAGATGGCTTATGATCCTGCTCTCCTGGCCACAGCTCAttagtccagaaataaaccccaATCCCGCCTTGCCAAACCTTGCTAGTCATCTTCTCTCCTGGAAATTTAGAAATTAGACACAGAAACTAATTTAGTAAAggtgttaaggaaaaaaaaaacagtggatgtgtgtgtgtgtgtgtcagtatAAATCTGTATAAAATAGATAAAGGAGATTTGAAAAATCAAAGCCACAGAAGTTCATCTTTAGGGGAAGCAAAAATGAAAGAGCATTGAGTGGAAACTGATATACGGAAAACAAGAAGAGACAAAAGGTAAGGCAAGTGAAGATGGAAATGCAGACAGAACCAGCAAGTCAGGTAGAGATGGAAATGCAGACAACTGTTGCCTGCAAATCTTCAGTTCCAAAAGGGCAAGCTGTACTGACATTGATGGGATTTCATGAGATTCTAATGTTTTTACAAGTGCCTGTTTATTTAAATCGGATTAAGTGTGCTTCTCTGAATGAGATCTTAAAgaccaaatattaaaatacagaaataatgagcatgaaaagtaaaattagaGATTCAGTGCTTCCACTACAAGCATTGAAGCATCTGACACTACACCTGTCATGTCTTTAGGTAATCCCGTTTGTACCACCTCTTTATGTAGAAAGGTAGAACTCAGAAAAATCCTTTTCCCCAGTTCCCTCTACCACTGGGGCCATTGCCTGTGACCAAGGTTCTTCCTATCACACACATGTTAGCATTCAATTCAGACATGATATGAAGCTTGGTGAGGGTCGCTGTTGCTGCTGGTGGCAGAGCTTCCAGCTCTCAGGTGCATGAGCTGTAACATTAATGCTCAGCTGGCACTGGCAGCAGTGGGCACCTCCCATTAGGCCAGTTCTCAGATTTTGGAATGTTCTTAGATCCAGGTCTGTTTATTTGGCCTCCcaacaatccttttttttttttaattttattttttttattaattgttcaaaacattacatagctcttaacatatcatatttcatacatttgattcaattgggttatgaactcccatttttaccccgtatacagattgcagaatcacatcggttacacatccacgtttttacatactgccatactagtgtatgttgtattctgctgcctttcctatcctctactatcccccctcccctcctcccaacAATCCTATGAGCAATTCATAAAATCCTAACCAACATATCATCTTAGTCTACAAAACTGTTTCTAAGATCATCCTGTGGCCTTTGTTAATGTAGGGACTTGGTGCACCTGAGACATTTTTGGAATATCATATTAtgagaattttattgtttttttgtttttgtactgggattgaagccaggggcactttgccaatgagctccatcctcagcccttttgatttttttatttagagacaggttctcactaagttccttagggcctaaATTAATCATGTTTTTATGTAGGAGTGCTAAGATAGTGAGCCTCAAACTGATTCACTAAGAAATCATTCTCTGCCTAGGTACCATCTTTGATGGCAAACTTTATTAAAgggcaaaataaagaaaactggtCTGGCCTAAAAGAAGAATTGAAGAAAGAATTCAGCAAGCTAGAGGAGGTAATCATTTCTCATAGCTTTGATCATGATACAAGATACTCTATATCTACCTCCttttccttttactctttttttcataCTTCCATTTCCCAAGTCACTTTATGGCAATTaggaagaattcaaaataaaaaaattaaagttgattGCTGTAAGATGTTCTGCTTATAATATAAACCCAAATACCCAAAAGCACTGTCAaaggtttgtttttaaaatactttgttaaattgtcattaaaataacaaagagaaaaatattatacaCATCTCCACAATTTGACACCTGTTTCCATTTTTACATTCTTGTTTCCagtctttttctatatttttaaaaaatgtgatcagAGCATGGATGTCATTGTGTTTTCCCCCCACTTGgtattatataataaaacttttctcACTGCAAAAAGATTGCCATGAACCACACAAACACTTAAGGAAGCCCAGatgtgttttgtcttttttggagAGGCTGTAATATAGGCTTGAGAAAGAGCCTTCCTTTAGCCTTGAGATATTCCATTCATACACAGCCTTAAGTTTTACTGAGAGAATTCACACTTGCTGTCATTTATGGAAATGAGTACCGAAGTTTACTGTGAgttttttctgaaacatttttcatGGAGTTTcaatttgctaatttttaaaaaaatcatgagtgtttaatttttttggcatCTGTTACATCTACTGAAATGTTCACAGAATTCTCCCCTTTTATCTGGTGAATGTGATGCTACTGATAATTTTTCTGGTGTCTAACCAAACTAGCATAACTGAGATAAAACCTTCTTGTTCTCAATGGATTTTCCTGTGTATTGTAGTTCATAAAGCTAATATAATCGTTAATAAAGTTTTGTACATGTGTTCCTAACTGAACTGACCCATAATCTATTCTCACAGTATCTTCAATTGTTTTGTTGTCTGGAAATAGTctaacttcttttttcttgtactgggtattgaagcCAGAGGGGTGCTTTCTCACTGGgggtacatctccagccctttttatttgtttgagacAGTCTGTCCTGGACTTATGCATGCCATCTTGTCTCGGCTTTCTgaagagctgggattacaggctaatCTAACCTCTTAAAATGGGTTGGGTAATGTTCCCTATTTTTTCTAATCTGGCTGTTTCTGTAAAACATTTGAGCCTGGTATCTTTTTTTTGCAGAAGTAGATTTTTCATACCAGTTAAATTTTCTTAATGGTAATTGATGGGGGCAGGGGTTATATTTCTTcctgaataattttatattcttctgtTGGACAGTGTAAAAGCTGCAAAGATGCAGAACATAATTCTTTAGATGATTACATTTTAGTAGTATTTACTGAGATGAATAGTTGGGTAGATATAATCAATCAAAAATGCATAATGTTACATGGGCCCTAAGAAAAATTCTGGAGTTTATTTATAAAGGGAAATATTTCTTGGTGCTTGTTTAGTTAGCCAGACAAGAGTCTCAATTTTCCCCTTTGGCAAAACCCTAATGTCAATTCACTTTCTTAAATTTCAGAAACATCCTGTTTGTGCTTGGTTTTCAAGTAATTGTCATCTGTTTTACAGTCTTTTTCCTGTATATTTCCATATGTTTAATCCAGTCTATTTCTGGTATATTGAAGACATTTCTTAATTGAAAAACTGCAACCAGAGAAGCACCCAAAGCATATGAGTACTACATGATGGATTTTCTCAAAGTGAACACAATCATGGTAGCAGACCCATATCAAGAACCAGAATATTAGTTTGGGTTCTTTTTGTGCTTTATACAAATGGAATGATATAATACATACTCTTTTGGATTTAATGTCTTTCATTCAATATTAAGTTTACGTTGTGTAGTTCTTTCCTGTTCTTTGGTACAGTGTTCTACAGTTTGACTACACCACAACCTATCTAATGTAATCCCAATTAACATTTTCACATTTGAACTATTACAGAATTTTGATTGACTTATGTTACATTTCCAAGTAGAACTGCCAGGTTACAGAGTATGCAAGCTGCTAAAACCTGGTTATACCAATTTACACTCCTACCAGCAGTGGTTCCATCTTGttcattttagccattctgactgATACACAGtgcaattgctttttttttttttaaaaaaaaaaaaaagagagagagaggtagagagagagagagagaattttaatatttattttttagttatcagcgggcacaacatctttgtgtgtggtgctgaggattgaacccgggccgcatacattccaggcaagcgcgctactgcttgagccacatccccagccccagtgcaattgctttttagttttaatttcatttccatgACAACTAATGTAGTCGAGCCCCTTTCAAATGATTATTGGCCATCTGGACATCCTCTTGCTCATTTTTCTAATGaattttttgccatttttcttaCTGACTCCCAGTTATTTCTACATTCTGCATGTAAGTCCTGCATTTTACAGGAATCTTATGCTTTGTGAcctgtttttctccatttttcagattattttgttCATCGTTTCATTTTATGCCAATCCAATGGACTCTAAAGCTGTTTAAACTTTTGATCAGACAAAAACCCAACTTGGATATGTCAAAATAAGAGATGTTGCTCTCATATGCTTTTCTTAATTTGCCTTCATTGTTTCTGATGATGATTCTTACTAGATGCACAAATTACCAGTactctttatgtttttaatgttcaGGTTCTGACTAATAAGAAGACAACCTTCTTTGGTGGCAATTCTGTGTCTATGATTGATTATCTCATCTGGCCCTGGTTTGAACGGCTGGAAGCAGTGGAGCTAAATGAGTAAGACCTTCAAATATTACGTCCATGATTTAGAAAAGTTGAAATAGTACACATTGTACTTTTTTCTgaacaaataaaagttaaaaagaatgaagttaaaatatttaatacaactggtatgcatgaaaacagacaggAGGGTCCCATGCTATCTAAAACAAGTCATATACTTACATTTGCTACTCCTTGGAGGGTGGGAAATTTCTGTGACATGGAATAAAATGATTCATAATTTACTTCTTCCCTCTGGATTAAAAATCCATAGGATGCACATTTTTATAAGGATGTTTTGCAGGATTCTATGACCAGGGTTGACCTCCCAATTACCAATAAGATTTCCAcgctattttctaaaatgttttttgagCTTTGTCAGCCAGCCACCCTGACATTCTCCCACTACTTAGAGACTACAGCTATTTAGGATTACTTTTTAGTCACAATCTGGTgatagaataattaaaatttaacattctTATTTGTCTTccaaattctctcttaaaaagcTATCAGTCTCTCAGTTTGGACAAGTGCTTATGCAAACTGAGCAAGTCACTTTACTCTCAGATTCCTGTTCTATAAAACAAAGAGCTCTGTGATACCTTTAAAATCTAATAGTCTGTGATTACATGCACTTTAAGGaaatgtttttaatctttaaaaaggttagaggaaaacaaaattaaactgcAGACAAGGATAATGATCTTTAGAAGATTTTGTGATGCCAATCTAGTTTACCTAGCTCACacctttttctgtcttccttccaCAGGTGTGTAGCCCACACTCCAAAACTTAAGCTCTGGATAGCAGCCATGAAGAAAGATCCCACAGTATCAGCCCTCCTCCATGATGTGAAGACTCATCAAGGATTCTTGGGCCTCTACTTACAGAACAGCCTGGAGGCCTTTGACTATGGGCTCTAAAGTGGGCAAAAATCAGCACTGAAGTTATGTCTAATATTTTACTTCACCTATGTGTATAATAACATGCTTTCGTTTTATCAAGTGCATTCCATTGCCTCATTTGACTAATTTGACATATGATCTAACTAAGGAGTCTCCTCAAGGCCCTCCTAGAGAAATGTAAATGCATTTTCTATCTCAAAATACTCAAATGACTTTGGGGGTTCTATCATTATCTGTGCTGAAAATCCCAAAACTAACATCTCTGGTGAGATCTGGACTTTATAGATTTCTATGTCCTCATAGGAAATTACCAACGAGACAACCTACTGTCATCTCAAGAGATGCCCTGTCAAGTTTCCTGTCTTTTGGTTTCTGGGAAATCTCCctcattctttcctttccatCATCCATTTAATCTCACTCTCTCCACATCACCTTATAACTGAATGGCCTGTTTGGTCTCCCAGCCTCCAATCTCCTTCAAGTCCATTCTTCCAAATCCCCATACTGGACACACAGTAGGTGTTAAATAGTGGGAAGACCACATTGATCAATTCAGTATATAAGGCTGTATAAATAATAGGTAATGTCCCCACTGAGAAATATTAATGACATCTTCCATAGTTTCCAGAGTCCAGtggatttctatttttatcaccACTTCACCGCCAGGAGTAGGCAGATCAGAGAGCCTCATTTTGTTCTAAACTAGTCCCGAGGGTAAATGAGGTCTTAAGACGCTGGCAGAAGGATCTGGAGAACACATCCAGGACACTGTTCTTACCATCACAATCAAGGGGCTGCCTTCCTGCCCCCAAAGTCTGGTTTCCTGTACTTAGGCTCAGATTTGCTGAGGAGGAAAATGTCCGAATGGTTAGGTCTGTTAAGAGTGCCTAAGAATCACCCACGACTCAGCGCTGCATTTCCGATTTAATAGGTCCTGGGTGGGCCGCGAGTTCTAAATTGGGAATCAGTTCCCCGCCCCATGATGATGTGGGGGCCGCACCCTGAGAGGCACCTGAGAACCGGTTGACTTCACAAACGGCCTCTGACTCCTGCCCTCAGCCGCTCCAACGCTCCAGCCGCCGGCGTATCCATCTCTGCCGCCGTCGTCAGCCCGCCCCGCCAGGCGCGGCGGCTCCCGGCGAGTTTTCAAACAAAGTGTAGCCGGGTCCTGTGGGGCCACGACCAACCACTACCCGGTTTCACCTTAGGCCAGCCATAGTGATTAGGCCCTCCACTTCGGTATCAGAGCTGTAACGCAGCCTCCCATTGGCTCTTCTCAGCACTGTTCGGCAGGCACTTCCAAAAGCTCTGAGGATTGGCTAAAGCTCTGGACCCTGCGGCCAGTTGGCGGGTAGGATCACGTGAGAAGGGGCGTGTCCCACCTGGGCCCCGCCTCCCTCTGCGCCACCACCCCTCCCCATCCATTTCCGGCGGTCAGGCGCCTTGAGGTTCCGTGAGGGCGTGTCTCCTCTCACCTCTCCCCGGAGGGTTGGTGTGGCCTTCGTTGTGTTGGAAGACCAGAGGGGTCTGAGGTCATTTCTGAACTTTAAGATATTCATGAATTTTAGGGCCCAGAATAGCATCgcgaactttttaaaaattttgcattttaacacTTTTAGTTAAAGCCCAATTATTTAACCTTCACCAGTGTTTCATCAGAGAATTTAacgtaaaacaaaaacaacaacaaaacaaaaca
This window encodes:
- the Gsto1 gene encoding glutathione S-transferase omega-1 isoform X1, producing MSGGSAKSLAKGSAPPGPVPEGLIRVYSMRFCPYAQRTLLVLKAKGIEHEIININLRNKPEWFFKKNPLGLVPVLENSQGQLISESTITCEYLDEAYPGKKLLPDDPYEKACQKMVFELFSKVPSLMANFIKGQNKENWSGLKEELKKEFSKLEEVLTNKKTTFFGGNSVSMIDYLIWPWFERLEAVELNECVAHTPKLKLWIAAMKKDPTVSALLHDVKTHQGFLGLYLQNSLEAFDYGL
- the Gsto1 gene encoding glutathione S-transferase omega-1 isoform X2 produces the protein MSGGSAKSLAKGSAPPGPVPEGLIRVYSMRFCPYAQRTLLVLKAKGIEHEIININLRNKPEWFFKKNPLGLVPVLENSQGQLISESTITCEYLDEAYPGKKLLPDDPYEKACQKMVFELFSKVLTNKKTTFFGGNSVSMIDYLIWPWFERLEAVELNECVAHTPKLKLWIAAMKKDPTVSALLHDVKTHQGFLGLYLQNSLEAFDYGL